A stretch of the Actinomyces qiguomingii genome encodes the following:
- a CDS encoding 3-isopropylmalate dehydrogenase gives MTQTIKLAVIPGDGIGKEVVPEGLKVLKAALKDSGVSLTTTAFDLGAERWHRTGETITDAELEDIKGHDAILLGAVGDPSVPSGVLERGLLLRLRFALDHYVNLRPSKYYPGVATPLANPGSIDFVVVREGTEGLYCGNGGAVRVGTPQEIATEVSVNTAYGVERVVRYAFETAQARPAHRLTLVHKHNVLVNAGHLWRRTVEAVGAEYPQVKVDYSHVDAATIYLVTDPGRFDVIVTDNLFGDILTDEAGAITGGIGLSASGNLNPVGQFPSMFEPVHGSAPDIAGQGKADPVATISAVAMMLNHLGMAQAAARVQAAVDADMATRAAAEATGAPLVRTTSEIGDAITAAVCG, from the coding sequence ATGACGCAGACCATCAAGCTTGCAGTGATTCCCGGTGACGGCATCGGCAAGGAGGTGGTGCCCGAGGGGTTGAAGGTGCTCAAGGCCGCTTTGAAGGACTCCGGCGTCTCGTTGACCACCACCGCCTTCGACCTGGGTGCCGAGCGCTGGCACCGCACCGGCGAGACCATCACCGATGCCGAGCTTGAGGACATCAAGGGCCATGATGCGATCCTGTTGGGTGCCGTCGGCGACCCCTCCGTCCCCTCCGGTGTGCTCGAGCGGGGGCTGCTGCTGCGTCTGCGCTTCGCCCTGGACCACTACGTCAACCTGCGGCCCTCCAAGTACTACCCGGGTGTGGCAACGCCCCTGGCCAATCCCGGGAGCATTGACTTCGTAGTCGTGCGCGAGGGCACCGAGGGCCTGTACTGCGGCAACGGCGGCGCCGTTAGGGTCGGGACTCCTCAGGAGATCGCTACCGAGGTCAGTGTCAACACCGCTTATGGAGTTGAGCGCGTGGTGCGTTACGCCTTCGAGACTGCCCAGGCCCGCCCGGCACACCGCCTCACCCTGGTGCACAAGCACAACGTGCTCGTCAACGCGGGGCATCTGTGGCGTCGCACCGTGGAGGCCGTGGGAGCCGAGTATCCCCAGGTGAAGGTGGACTACTCCCATGTGGATGCCGCCACCATTTATCTGGTCACCGACCCGGGCCGCTTCGATGTGATCGTCACCGACAACCTCTTCGGCGATATCCTCACCGACGAGGCCGGGGCCATCACCGGTGGCATCGGACTGTCGGCTTCGGGCAATCTCAATCCGGTCGGCCAGTTCCCCTCCATGTTCGAGCCGGTTCACGGTTCCGCTCCGGACATCGCCGGGCAGGGCAAGGCCGACCCGGTGGCCACGATCTCCGCCGTCGCCATGATGCTCAACCACCTGGGCATGGCGCAGGCCGCCGCCCGGGTGCAAGCCGCGGTGGACGCTGATATGGCGACCCGGGCGGCCGCCGAGGCCACCGGCGCCCCGCTGGTGCGCACCACCAGTGAGATCGGGGATGCCATCACGGCCGCCGTATGCGGCTGA
- a CDS encoding response regulator: protein MTQTQPPEPTRPDAPLTLLRILVVDDHALVRAGVRAELAADAPDMEVVAEADDVEGAIAAVHALTPDVVLLDVHLPGGNGGGGAEVVSACRDVPATRFLALSVSDASEDVVGVIRAGARGYVTKAISSTDLAQAVRRVAGGDAAFSPRLAGFVLDAFGAGAGEVAVADSELDRLSAREREVMRLIARGYTYKECAAELFISVKTVETHVSSVLRKLQLSNRNELTRWAAARRIV, encoded by the coding sequence GTGACCCAGACCCAGCCACCCGAACCCACCCGGCCCGATGCCCCGCTCACTTTGCTGCGCATTCTCGTAGTCGACGACCATGCCCTGGTCCGCGCCGGCGTGCGCGCGGAGCTCGCCGCCGACGCCCCCGACATGGAGGTGGTGGCCGAGGCCGACGACGTCGAAGGCGCCATAGCCGCCGTTCACGCCCTTACCCCGGACGTGGTCCTACTAGATGTGCACCTGCCCGGCGGCAACGGCGGGGGAGGGGCCGAGGTCGTCTCCGCCTGCCGAGATGTGCCCGCCACCCGCTTCCTGGCCCTGTCCGTCTCCGACGCCTCCGAGGACGTGGTCGGCGTCATCCGCGCCGGTGCTCGCGGTTACGTCACCAAGGCCATCTCCTCAACCGACCTGGCCCAGGCGGTACGGCGTGTTGCCGGCGGGGACGCCGCCTTCTCCCCACGGTTGGCCGGTTTTGTGCTGGACGCCTTCGGCGCCGGCGCGGGGGAGGTGGCCGTGGCCGACTCTGAACTCGACCGGCTCTCCGCCCGTGAACGGGAGGTCATGCGGCTGATCGCCCGCGGCTACACCTACAAGGAGTGTGCTGCCGAGTTGTTCATCTCGGTCAAGACCGTGGAGACCCACGTGTCCTCCGTGCTGCGCAAGCTGCAGTTGTCCAACCGCAATGAACTCACCCGTTGGGCCGCCGCTCGCCGCATCGTGTAG
- a CDS encoding CDP-glycerol glycerophosphotransferase family protein gives MSVIVVAGVGSRIERSIRSLLNQRQGETEVLVVVTRGCPTAERDVLRELASRNRRVRVIAGGLTTALGAARGRMLTVVSAADAAARGGYAGVPADGAVHLGAARPLSQEPGAHAVEPRRLCGIMSAPALLDGFNPGRVIAPTGTWITAAAGIREQSPQTLARAAALRMVLDAEPIVIEPQDLILTANAPESSWQACLVALVNGVAADRRTLGGRDESLLGVLHYRAILDLAAGVPDQPDDAVERLRVLARSGLVDAQALTRAALPITDRLLLWVLAHADQADLLEVLASRYEDTPAVPLTAAAGGLRADPPVLERIAPIPEQVRAVTEADLHIRQVLRACRWIGEDRLQLEGWAYVPGLDPGAHPAPELVLIDADGREITGVDVERHAAPLADLEAEDPWRSYAGSGYRASLSLAGVPPVPMRVRLRLRVAGRLLAQPVPPPLGARRPRTSATGWSAAADGGALVIRPTRPEQLRSGGGRLLPARVIVDHARLDGGRLRVGGSGPVPADLAITAASSNGSFPFTTTVASDTWSAELDLGDPNLPSGGFVLRWSSVGGEGCCVTGAALDGPPTELAGRVRRVRLRPQVDGGLELSIIAPVDPQYRSRYGQHLLIKEEWGPLVPGIFFETFGGKSAGDNPGAIRDELIARDTRAPLWVSVRDGTVTVPAGATPIVVGTPEWFRALRTARLLVVNDHLPHWFTKRPGQGLLQTWHGTPIKRLLNDAPRASVTLPYRRLMARQVPQWDLLLAQSPAAAADLRHGLGYVGQVLVGEQPRNTGLLGGQAQARRVRTQLGIGPDEPVILYAPTWREGLRRPHQDALELLDAGALARATGAVVLLRSHHMNTLRAEADRVIGVGRYPSIEDLMLASDLLITDYSSVIFDWALTGRPALLHLPDLEAYRDRERGFYPDWPADSGLPVTRTQAQVQARAAELLAAGPVPAVVDPAPIRASLDAVCAWIDTVLPGAVPARPGEEEPHE, from the coding sequence TTGAGCGTAATTGTCGTGGCCGGTGTGGGCTCCCGCATTGAACGTTCGATTCGCTCCTTGCTCAACCAGCGTCAGGGCGAGACCGAGGTCTTAGTCGTCGTCACTCGGGGCTGCCCGACGGCGGAACGTGACGTCCTTCGTGAGCTGGCTTCTCGTAACCGCCGTGTCCGCGTAATCGCGGGAGGATTGACGACGGCGCTCGGCGCGGCCCGGGGCCGGATGCTGACGGTCGTTTCTGCAGCCGACGCCGCAGCCCGTGGCGGATATGCCGGGGTGCCCGCCGACGGTGCGGTCCACCTCGGGGCAGCCAGGCCGCTCAGCCAAGAGCCCGGTGCGCATGCGGTGGAGCCGCGCCGACTGTGCGGCATCATGTCCGCGCCCGCACTGCTGGATGGTTTCAATCCCGGCAGAGTGATCGCCCCCACCGGTACCTGGATCACGGCCGCGGCGGGGATCCGGGAGCAGTCCCCGCAGACGCTTGCTCGCGCCGCTGCACTGCGGATGGTCCTTGACGCGGAGCCGATTGTGATCGAGCCTCAGGATCTGATTCTTACCGCCAACGCCCCGGAGTCCTCCTGGCAGGCGTGTCTTGTGGCGCTGGTGAACGGTGTGGCCGCGGATCGCCGGACACTCGGTGGTCGGGACGAGTCCCTGCTCGGAGTCCTGCATTATCGCGCCATCCTCGATCTGGCTGCCGGAGTGCCGGACCAGCCCGATGATGCGGTGGAACGCCTGCGTGTCCTTGCCCGCAGTGGTCTTGTGGACGCACAGGCGCTTACACGGGCCGCCCTGCCGATTACCGACCGCCTATTGCTGTGGGTTCTGGCGCACGCCGACCAGGCCGACCTGCTCGAGGTGTTGGCGTCCCGTTACGAGGACACGCCTGCCGTCCCCCTGACTGCTGCGGCGGGCGGCCTGCGCGCCGATCCTCCTGTGCTTGAGCGGATCGCTCCCATTCCCGAGCAGGTCCGGGCCGTCACGGAGGCTGATCTGCACATCCGCCAGGTGCTGCGGGCATGCCGGTGGATTGGTGAGGACAGGCTCCAGCTGGAGGGCTGGGCGTATGTGCCGGGCCTGGATCCCGGCGCCCATCCCGCGCCTGAGCTAGTCCTAATAGACGCTGATGGCCGGGAGATTACCGGCGTCGACGTCGAGCGTCATGCAGCGCCGCTCGCGGATCTGGAGGCCGAGGACCCCTGGCGCAGTTACGCCGGTTCCGGTTACCGCGCAAGCCTCAGCCTGGCGGGCGTCCCGCCTGTCCCCATGCGGGTGCGGTTACGCCTCCGGGTAGCCGGCCGGCTGCTGGCGCAGCCGGTGCCGCCGCCACTGGGGGCGCGCCGCCCGCGCACGTCGGCCACGGGGTGGAGCGCCGCGGCCGACGGCGGGGCATTGGTTATTCGTCCCACGCGTCCGGAGCAGTTGCGATCCGGCGGGGGCAGGCTCCTTCCGGCCCGGGTGATCGTCGACCACGCCCGTCTGGACGGCGGACGGCTCCGAGTGGGAGGTTCCGGTCCCGTTCCCGCCGACCTGGCCATCACTGCCGCCTCCTCCAACGGAAGCTTCCCGTTCACGACGACCGTTGCCTCAGATACCTGGTCGGCGGAGTTGGACCTGGGGGACCCGAACCTGCCCTCCGGCGGCTTCGTCTTGCGCTGGTCCTCTGTGGGCGGCGAGGGGTGCTGTGTCACTGGTGCAGCCCTGGACGGGCCCCCGACCGAGCTGGCCGGGCGCGTACGCCGTGTGCGCCTGCGTCCCCAGGTGGACGGGGGTCTGGAATTGAGCATCATCGCGCCGGTTGACCCGCAGTACCGCTCCCGGTACGGCCAACACCTGTTGATCAAGGAGGAGTGGGGACCGCTTGTACCCGGGATCTTCTTCGAGACCTTCGGCGGCAAGTCCGCCGGCGACAATCCCGGTGCCATCCGCGACGAACTCATCGCCCGCGATACGCGTGCGCCGCTGTGGGTATCCGTGCGGGACGGGACGGTGACCGTGCCGGCCGGGGCCACGCCGATCGTCGTCGGCACCCCCGAGTGGTTCCGCGCCCTGCGCACCGCCCGCCTGCTTGTAGTCAATGACCACCTGCCCCACTGGTTCACCAAGCGCCCAGGGCAGGGCCTGCTGCAGACATGGCATGGCACGCCGATCAAGCGGCTGCTCAATGACGCCCCTCGCGCCTCCGTCACCTTGCCCTACCGGCGCCTGATGGCCCGCCAGGTACCCCAGTGGGACCTCCTGCTGGCGCAGTCCCCGGCCGCTGCGGCTGATCTTCGCCACGGGCTGGGGTACGTCGGGCAGGTATTAGTGGGCGAGCAGCCGCGCAACACCGGCCTCCTGGGCGGGCAGGCGCAGGCACGGCGAGTGCGTACACAACTGGGCATCGGCCCGGACGAACCCGTCATCCTGTACGCGCCGACCTGGCGGGAGGGACTGCGACGCCCCCACCAGGACGCTCTGGAACTCCTGGACGCCGGCGCCCTGGCCCGCGCTACCGGCGCCGTGGTGCTATTGCGCAGCCACCATATGAATACCCTGCGGGCGGAGGCCGACCGCGTGATCGGCGTGGGCCGCTACCCGAGCATCGAGGACCTTATGCTCGCCTCCGACCTGCTCATCACCGACTACTCCTCGGTGATATTCGACTGGGCCCTGACCGGCCGCCCGGCCCTACTGCACCTGCCGGACCTGGAGGCGTACCGGGATCGGGAGCGGGGCTTCTACCCGGACTGGCCGGCCGACTCGGGTTTGCCCGTCACCCGTACCCAGGCGCAGGTGCAGGCCCGCGCGGCCGAGCTGCTGGCCGCTGGTCCGGTGCCCGCGGTGGTGGATCCCGCACCTATTCGCGCAAGTCTGGACGCCGTGTGCGCCTGGATCGATACGGTGCTGCCGGGTGCGGTGCCGGCCCGCCCTGGCGAGGAGGAGCCTCATGAGTGA
- a CDS encoding branched-chain amino acid aminotransferase has product MSVTPAAASTPDSLTTPLARAAAVPVPPADSLAGRFPRQPHPHPASDAERSQALTDLHFGRVFTDHMAHARWTRDGGWAEHAIVPYGELTLSPAAAVLHYAQEIFEGIKAYRHADGSIWTFRPRYNAARMNLSARRMAVPELPEEDFIASLVDLVRADADWVPSGEGESLYLRPYAFASEPFLGVHASNTIDYYVIASPSGAYFTNGLQPISIWVDQDYHRAGRGGTGFAKTGGNYASSLLPQQEADAQGCDQVCFLDDVTEENLEELGGMNVMVVDADGTVRTPSLTGTILEGNTRSAIISLLLDSGRRVVEETIPLERLLEDISSGRVREVFACGTAAVVVPLGRLRGRDFDVAIEGSEVTHDIYERLTGIQYGRLEDPYNWMYRLV; this is encoded by the coding sequence ATGTCTGTGACCCCAGCCGCTGCCTCCACGCCCGATTCCCTCACCACGCCTCTGGCCCGTGCCGCCGCTGTCCCGGTCCCTCCCGCCGACTCCCTGGCCGGCCGCTTCCCCCGGCAGCCCCATCCGCACCCGGCCAGTGACGCCGAGAGATCCCAGGCGCTCACAGACCTGCACTTCGGCAGGGTGTTCACCGACCACATGGCCCATGCCCGCTGGACCCGCGACGGCGGGTGGGCGGAACACGCGATTGTTCCCTACGGGGAGTTGACCCTTTCGCCCGCCGCCGCCGTCCTGCACTACGCGCAGGAGATCTTTGAAGGCATCAAGGCCTACCGCCATGCCGACGGCTCGATCTGGACCTTCCGGCCCCGCTATAACGCCGCCCGGATGAACCTGTCAGCCCGGCGCATGGCGGTGCCGGAACTGCCGGAGGAGGACTTCATTGCCTCATTGGTGGATCTGGTGCGTGCCGACGCCGACTGGGTGCCCTCCGGAGAGGGGGAGTCCTTGTACCTGCGGCCATATGCCTTCGCCTCCGAGCCCTTCCTAGGGGTGCACGCCTCCAACACCATCGACTACTACGTAATCGCCTCCCCATCCGGCGCTTACTTCACCAACGGGCTTCAGCCCATCTCCATCTGGGTGGACCAGGACTACCACCGTGCCGGCCGTGGCGGCACGGGTTTCGCCAAGACCGGCGGAAACTACGCCTCCTCTCTGCTGCCCCAGCAGGAGGCGGACGCCCAGGGGTGTGATCAGGTGTGCTTTCTGGATGACGTTACCGAGGAGAACCTTGAGGAGCTCGGTGGCATGAATGTTATGGTCGTCGACGCCGACGGCACCGTGCGCACGCCCAGCCTGACCGGCACGATCCTGGAGGGCAATACGCGCAGCGCCATCATCAGCTTGCTCCTGGACTCTGGCCGCAGGGTCGTGGAGGAGACCATCCCTCTGGAGCGGCTGCTGGAGGACATCTCCTCCGGCAGGGTCCGCGAGGTTTTCGCCTGCGGCACCGCGGCCGTCGTGGTACCCCTGGGACGCCTCAGGGGCAGGGACTTCGACGTGGCCATCGAGGGCAGCGAGGTAACCCACGACATTTACGAGCGGCTCACCGGCATCCAGTACGGGCGTCTGGAGGACCCCTACAACTGGATGTACCGTCTGGTCTGA
- a CDS encoding PspC domain-containing protein, whose amino-acid sequence MTQTVPGTPSPSGHRYASAPLGAHISQRGTGAPMGVKDAGTPAHTRPPLRRPPRRARRPCPSRILSGVCAGLAVHLGQPVGAVRLAITVMTVVGGAGAMLYLLLWALVPAGDPLSPAPLPPVQARLASRLAGHSASQPLLTARLRGLAGGTALLVAAVLIAAWRQGAFASGAGWLLPLILVASGAALAWSQADSLTGPAREPGTLLRLAGGVVLAAVGVLLLIGGDTPPRVLLTGALTGGALVLGTGLVLAPLWLRTSRALSDTRAAEARQAERADIAAHLHDSVLQTLTLIRKRADDPEMVALLARSQERELRAWLYTDRPEAATSTADVLRDLAAEIEDRHGIEVELVIVGDRPPDPSTQVVVAAAREALSNAVRHGTPPVSAYAEITADHLEVFVRDHGAGFDPAMVPTDRHGVKESIIGRMERHGGRATVRCRESGTEVHLYLSAPIAPSPQSPAQPPAQ is encoded by the coding sequence ATGACCCAAACGGTTCCCGGAACGCCCTCCCCATCCGGGCACCGGTATGCGTCCGCACCGTTGGGTGCGCATATATCGCAGAGGGGGACCGGAGCCCCAATGGGGGTGAAGGATGCGGGCACCCCCGCTCATACCCGCCCGCCACTGCGACGCCCGCCCCGCCGGGCCCGGCGTCCCTGCCCGTCGCGGATCCTTAGCGGTGTGTGCGCTGGGCTCGCCGTCCACTTGGGCCAGCCGGTCGGAGCTGTGCGACTGGCCATTACGGTTATGACCGTAGTCGGTGGGGCTGGGGCGATGCTCTATCTGTTGCTGTGGGCACTCGTTCCCGCCGGCGATCCTCTGAGCCCGGCGCCGCTACCACCCGTACAGGCGCGGCTGGCCTCGCGACTCGCAGGGCACAGCGCCTCTCAGCCGCTGCTAACCGCGCGCCTGCGCGGCCTGGCCGGGGGTACGGCCCTGCTGGTGGCCGCCGTACTCATCGCCGCCTGGCGCCAGGGCGCCTTCGCCAGTGGGGCGGGCTGGCTGCTGCCGCTGATACTGGTCGCCTCTGGTGCCGCCCTGGCCTGGTCTCAGGCCGACTCCCTGACAGGTCCGGCCAGGGAGCCCGGCACCCTGCTGCGCCTGGCTGGCGGCGTGGTGCTGGCGGCCGTCGGTGTGCTGCTGCTGATAGGCGGTGACACCCCGCCGCGTGTGCTGCTCACCGGCGCTCTGACCGGCGGAGCACTGGTGCTCGGTACCGGCCTGGTCCTGGCGCCGCTGTGGCTGCGCACCAGCCGCGCGCTGTCGGATACGCGCGCCGCCGAGGCGCGCCAGGCCGAGCGCGCCGACATCGCCGCGCATCTACACGACTCCGTCCTGCAGACCCTCACCCTGATCCGTAAACGCGCCGACGATCCTGAGATGGTGGCCCTCCTGGCCCGCTCGCAGGAACGCGAATTGCGCGCTTGGCTGTATACCGATCGTCCTGAGGCCGCCACCTCCACCGCCGACGTCCTGCGCGACCTGGCCGCCGAGATTGAGGACCGTCACGGCATTGAGGTCGAGCTGGTTATCGTGGGAGATCGGCCTCCGGACCCGAGCACACAGGTAGTGGTCGCCGCGGCCAGGGAGGCCCTGTCTAACGCCGTGCGCCACGGCACGCCGCCGGTGAGCGCTTACGCGGAGATCACCGCCGACCACCTGGAAGTGTTCGTCCGTGACCATGGAGCCGGATTCGATCCCGCCATGGTGCCGACCGACCGCCACGGAGTGAAGGAGTCGATTATCGGCCGCATGGAGCGTCACGGCGGGCGCGCCACGGTGCGCTGCCGTGAATCCGGCACTGAGGTGCACCTGTACCTGTCCGCCCCGATCGCCCCCTCGCCGCAATCGCCCGCACAACCGCCTGCGCAATAG
- the wecC gene encoding UDP-N-acetyl-D-mannosamine dehydrogenase, whose product MTSICVVGLGYIGLPTAAVLARAGAEVIGVDVSERHVDAVNRGELPFAETGLDKVVADVVARGRLRAQTHTPPAEVYIVAVPTPFKRGTTGAHEADLSYIEAAARGIAPQLVGDELVVLESTSPPGTTELLAEMILGERPDLSLDGTCGRPVVHFAHCPERVLPGRIMAEIVGNSRIIGGLTSRAAELVRDLYATFCEGELRLTDARTAEMVKLTENAFRDVNIAFANELSIVAEKLGIDVWELIELANLHPRVSILRPGPGVGGHCIAVDPWFIVSAAPDETRVIRAARGVNDSKPLHVIECVREAVAGLESPTIAALGLTFKADVDDLRESPALSITRDLGSQLPDAEVLVAEPNIAEPPAALSGLPHVAFVDYREAIARADVVVLLVDHKEFKDLDRTLLAGKRIVDTRGAWR is encoded by the coding sequence ATGACCTCGATTTGTGTGGTTGGACTCGGTTACATCGGTCTGCCGACTGCGGCCGTGCTAGCACGCGCGGGCGCCGAGGTGATCGGGGTGGACGTGTCTGAGAGGCATGTTGATGCGGTCAACCGGGGAGAGCTGCCCTTCGCGGAGACTGGCCTGGACAAGGTCGTAGCCGACGTCGTTGCCCGGGGCCGGTTGCGGGCACAGACGCACACGCCACCCGCGGAGGTGTACATCGTGGCGGTGCCGACGCCCTTCAAACGGGGAACCACCGGCGCCCATGAGGCGGACCTGTCATATATAGAGGCTGCGGCGCGGGGGATTGCGCCGCAGCTGGTAGGCGATGAGCTGGTGGTATTGGAATCCACCTCACCTCCTGGGACCACCGAGCTCTTGGCTGAGATGATTCTGGGGGAGCGGCCGGACCTGTCGCTGGACGGAACCTGCGGGAGACCGGTGGTGCACTTCGCGCACTGCCCGGAGCGGGTGCTGCCGGGACGGATCATGGCGGAGATAGTCGGCAACTCCCGGATCATTGGCGGCCTCACGTCGCGGGCCGCCGAGTTGGTACGGGATCTTTACGCCACCTTCTGCGAAGGTGAGCTGCGGCTGACGGACGCCAGGACGGCGGAGATGGTGAAGCTGACGGAGAACGCCTTCCGAGACGTGAATATCGCATTCGCCAATGAGCTGTCGATCGTCGCTGAGAAGCTCGGAATCGATGTGTGGGAGCTGATCGAGTTGGCGAACCTGCACCCGCGGGTGAGTATTTTGCGACCTGGTCCGGGGGTGGGCGGCCACTGCATCGCCGTGGACCCCTGGTTCATTGTGTCAGCCGCACCGGATGAGACAAGAGTGATTCGGGCGGCGCGCGGCGTCAACGACTCTAAGCCGCTGCATGTTATTGAATGCGTGCGCGAAGCTGTGGCGGGGCTGGAGTCACCGACGATTGCGGCGTTGGGATTGACTTTCAAAGCGGACGTGGACGATCTGCGCGAGTCGCCGGCGCTTTCCATCACCCGGGATCTGGGGAGTCAGCTTCCCGACGCCGAAGTACTAGTGGCGGAGCCGAATATTGCTGAACCGCCCGCAGCGCTTTCCGGGCTGCCGCACGTCGCCTTCGTGGACTACCGGGAGGCGATCGCTCGCGCGGACGTGGTGGTGCTGTTGGTGGACCACAAGGAGTTCAAAGACCTAGACCGGACACTGCTCGCGGGCAAGCGCATCGTCGACACCCGCGGCGCCTGGCGCTGA
- a CDS encoding LCP family protein has product MSDDEQRGGEDAPGDMKADVLGGVGRSETLDGNDRKSRSGRRWRIALVSVLAVVLVLVAGTAVGGLWLRNRLSSNIETIGDPFASIAAGDRAPEQESDSPATNILVLGSDSRISAGDPSQWEAGAQRTDAIMIVQISGDREDVSVMSIPRDSWVDVPGYGENKINAAFSLGGPSLSIQTVEQLTGVRIDHFVVADFESFSGITDAIGGVTLNLKNPQTLAGTEFGQGAQVLNGEQALAYARERSSLPGGDFDRVNRQQAWMRAMVGAVRNNGILSSPTKLYSLLTTVTQTLAVDEGFTIGVLQSLAVDLRGLRSTDINFMTVPTSGAGTSADGQSIVLLDAEACAPLFEAFQNDEVEDFLEDNPDAVALLPATVN; this is encoded by the coding sequence ATGAGCGACGATGAGCAGCGCGGCGGCGAGGACGCCCCCGGTGACATGAAGGCCGATGTGCTTGGCGGAGTCGGGCGGAGCGAGACCCTCGACGGGAATGACCGGAAGAGCCGCAGTGGACGGCGCTGGCGTATCGCCCTGGTATCCGTGCTCGCCGTCGTACTCGTGCTCGTCGCCGGAACTGCGGTCGGCGGGCTGTGGCTGCGCAACCGCCTGTCATCCAACATTGAGACGATCGGTGACCCCTTCGCGTCAATCGCCGCCGGTGACCGCGCCCCCGAGCAGGAATCCGACTCGCCGGCCACGAATATTCTCGTCCTCGGCTCAGACTCTCGTATTTCCGCCGGCGACCCCAGCCAGTGGGAGGCCGGCGCCCAGCGCACCGACGCGATCATGATCGTGCAGATAAGCGGTGACCGCGAGGACGTCTCGGTGATGTCCATCCCGCGAGACTCCTGGGTGGATGTCCCCGGTTACGGGGAGAACAAGATCAACGCCGCCTTCTCCCTCGGCGGGCCCAGCCTGTCTATCCAGACCGTGGAGCAGCTCACGGGCGTGCGCATAGACCACTTCGTGGTAGCCGACTTCGAGTCATTCAGCGGCATCACTGACGCGATCGGCGGCGTGACCCTAAACCTCAAGAACCCCCAGACGCTGGCTGGCACCGAGTTCGGGCAGGGTGCGCAGGTGCTGAACGGTGAGCAGGCGCTCGCCTATGCGCGCGAGCGCTCCAGCCTGCCCGGTGGCGACTTCGACCGCGTCAACCGGCAGCAGGCATGGATGCGGGCCATGGTCGGAGCGGTGCGCAATAACGGCATACTGTCCAGCCCGACCAAGCTGTACTCCTTGCTGACCACGGTCACCCAGACCCTGGCCGTGGACGAGGGTTTTACAATCGGTGTGTTGCAGTCGCTGGCGGTGGATCTGCGCGGCTTGCGCTCCACGGACATCAACTTCATGACCGTGCCGACTTCCGGCGCCGGTACCAGCGCCGACGGCCAGTCGATAGTCCTGCTCGACGCCGAGGCCTGCGCGCCCCTGTTCGAGGCCTTCCAGAACGATGAGGTCGAGGACTTCCTGGAGGACAATCCCGACGCCGTCGCCCTGCTTCCGGCCACGGTTAACTGA